DNA from Mucilaginibacter mallensis:
TAATCCTGGAAGTTTTTTGCTATACGCGATACCATGGCAACACCAATAGCCATACCTACCAGCTTTAATGTACCCGCCAGGTAAACACTAAAGGCCAGTTTATCACTTTGGTTGATAACCTTATCCAATATACGGCCCGAAATATAGGGGTCTATAAGCGAAAAGCCGATGTTCATTGCCGCCAGGAAGAGGGCAAAAACAATAATACCACGATATTCTTTAAGATATGATAGGAGTATTTTCATTAAAATTTTTGATTTCTGCAAAAATAAAAAAAGGGAATGGCTAACAAGCTCATTCCCTTTAATTTGACATTAGGTTGGTATTTACACCGTCATCACGTCTTTTTCCTTAGCTTCAGAATGGTGATCAACCTTGATGATATAGGCATCAGTAAGCTTTTGGATCTCACCTTCGCCGGTTTTCATTTCATCTTCTGATACGCCTTCGGTTTTCAGTTTCCTTATTTTTTCATTGGCATCTTTACGGATATTGCGGATCGCAATTTTACCGGTTTCAGCCTCAGCCTTAACTTTTTTAACTAAATCGCGGCGACGCTCTTCAGTAAGCGGCGGTACGTTAATACGGATAATAACACCGTCGTTCTGTGGGTTTAAACCTAAGTTAGCTTCTTTAATAGCTTTCTCTATCGGCACCAATAATGATTTTTCCCATGGCTGCACCACAAGGGTACGGGCATCGGGCGAGTTTACATTACCTACCTGACTCAACGGGGTTGGACTACCGTAGTAATCAACCATAATATCATCCAACATAGCAGGGTTTGCTTTACCTGCACGTATTTTCTGTAATTCGCTTTCGCAATGGTCAATAGCTTTGTCCATTAAAGCCTTTGCATCAGTTACCTGTTTTTTAACGAGTTCGCTCATCGTTTAATATTTTGGACAAAAATAGTAAAAAGTATCATTTCTACCTTAACTAAATTCCTACCCATTAATAGGCACTTTGAAAAATCTAATAGTTTATCCGCAGTTCCCAGTATGACGCGTGGAGAAGGAATGCGCTCTTTATTTAACCAACGTTCCGATAGCTTCACCTTTGGCAATTTTCATGAAATTACCTGGTTTGTTCATATCGAAAACGATGATTGGGAGTTTATTTTCCTGGCAAAGGGTGATGGCTGTCATGTCCATTACGTTAAGGCCTTTGTCGTATACTTCCTGGAAAGTAATCTCGTCGTAACGGGTTGCTGTTGGGTCCTTCTCAGGGTCGGCGGTGTAGATGCCGTCAACGCGGGTACCTTTTAAAACCACATCGGCCTTAATTTCAATAGCGCGAAGAGATGCGGCAGTATCGGTAGTAAAATATGGGTTACCGGTTCCAGCACCGAAAATAACGATCTTATTTTCTTGTAAGTGGTGCATTGCCCTGCGGCGGATGTACGGCTCGCAGATCTGCTCCATCTTTATGGCTGACTGCAGGCGGGTTTCAACACCGATGCTTTCCAATGCATTTTGCATGGCCATACAGTTAATTACTGTTGCCAGCATACCCATATAGTCGGCCTGGGCGCGCTCCATACCTGATTTTTCGGCGCTTAGGCCTCTAAAGATATTTCCTCCACCAACAACAATTGCAATTTCCAGGCCTTCGTCATGCACATTTTTAATGTCTTGTGCGTACTGCAATACCTGATTATTATCGATACCGTATTGTCTTTCGCCCATCAGGGATTCGCCGCTCAGCTTTAGGAGGATTCTTTTATATTTCATGAGGTAGTTGTTTGTCAAAAGTATATAATAAAAATCAGTGTTAAAATTTTATGTCTATTTTGTTAAATAATCGCCTTTGAATACGGTGCCCTGCACCTCAAAGTTCTCGTCGAAAACAATCATATCCGCATCATAACCCGCTTCGATTTTCCCCTTTTTGGTTAAAGAAGCAAGTTGTGCAGGATATAATGAAGCCATGTTTATAGCTTCGGCCAAATTAATACCTACATGCTCCACACAATTTTGTACGGCCTTTAACATGGTAAGGCATGAGCCCGATAAAGTCCCGTCAGGCATTACATAGCGGTCTTTTTCAAACCTGTGCTGATAAGTACCTTCAGTTGCAGCGGTAACGGCGTCAGTGATTAGAAATAACTTATCGCCCAGTTCGCGCTTTGCTAAACGGATCATGGCAAAATCAACGTGCACGCCATCGGCGACTACGCTGGTGTATGGTCTTTCTTCAAAAATGGCAGGGATATAGCCAGGCTCGCGATGATGCATCTGCGGCATGGCATTAAATAAATGCGTTACCGCCTTTATTGGGTTATTCAAAAAAGTTTTTCCTTGCTGATAAGTAGCATTACTATGGCCGGATGATAAGATCACCCCATGATCATTTAAATAATCAACAACTTCTGCATCCTGTAGTTCGGGCGCAATGGTCATCATAGTGATTACGCCATCTGCCTGCTCAATCCATTTCTGTACCAGTTCAAGCGTGGCTTTTTTGATGAACTTTTCGGGATGAGCACCTTTCTTGATTGGGTTCAGGAACGGACCTTCCAAATGCACACCTAAAAAGTTGCCTTTACAGGTTGCGCGATAAGTTTTGGCGGTCTCAATACCTTTTTCAACAATATCATCGTTATTAGTGCCGATAGTAGCAAAAAAGCCGATTGTTCCCTGGCTCAGCAGATCATCTTCCATCCGCTCCAAAGCAGCAACTTCGGGTGTACCGGCGAATAGCTTGCCGCCACTGCCATAAATTTGCAGGTCTATCAATCCCGGCGCCAGGAAAGCACCACTAAGATCAATTTTGTTTGCATCCTGCGGGATGGCAGTTTCATCAATAATATTTACGATCTGGGTACCGTCAACTAAAACGGCTTTGCTCCGGGCTATGGAGCCATCAGAAATAAGCTGGAGGTTATGGTAGGCTGTTATCATATCAATCCTTTTATTGTAGAGACGCAATATTTTGCGTCTCAGAGTTATTCAAGATACGAGATGTGTCGCTTGCATATTGAATGCGACGAGGTTGCTTCGTCGTTCCTCCTCGCAATGACAATAGGAGAAAACAATATTGCAAAAAAAATCCCCCTCGTTAAAAACGAGGGGGATAATAAAATTAAGCTCCTAAAGCTACCCGCTTAAACGCGGTAACTGTTAAACCTTTTTCAACAGTGCTCAAAAACTGAGCAACGTTTTTAGATGGGTCCTTTACAAACTCCTGGTTTAGTAAAGTTGAATCTTTGTAGAATTTGTTAAGCTTACCAGCAGCGATCTTTTCAACCATATCTTCTGGTTTGCCTTCAGCGCGAATCTGCTCTTTAGCAATCTCAAGCTCACGCTCGATAGTTGTAGAGTCAACACCGTCTTTATCTAAAGCAACTGGGTTCATAGCTGCAATTTGCATAGCAACGTCTTTACCTGCTTCATCAGCACCGGCAACGTTAGCGCTTAAAGCAACTAATACACCTAAACGGAAGTTACCATGTATGTAAGCGATAACTTTTTCGCCATCAACAACTTCATATTTAGATACACCTATTTTTTCACCTATTTTACCTGTACGGTCAACAATAGCTTCAGCTATTGAAACACCTTCAATTTGTAACTGACCTAATTCTTCAATTGAAGCAGGTGCGTTTTCTACTGCTACGTTAGCAATCGCGTTAGCAAAAGCAACAAACTCAGCATTTTTAGCCACGAAATCAGTTTCGCAGTTTAATTCAATAATTACACCGCGTTTTCCATCTGCAGAAGTACGTGCTATAACAACACCTTCGTTTGATTCCCTGTCCTGACGGCTGGCAGCTACTTTAGCGCCTTTTTTACGTAAAAAATCAATAGCAGCTTCAAAGTCACCGTTAGTTTCGGTTAAAGCTTTTTTGCAATCCATCATACCGGCACCAGTTTGCTGGCGCAGTTTGTTCACATCGGCTGCAGATATTTGTAATGTAGACATTCTTTTAATTTTTTTTGTTGGTGATTGTTGTATGTTATGAGTTGTGAGTTAAAGGTAATACCTATGGCAGCACACCCTTTATAACATACAGCATTAATATGTGTTTAACAAAGTTAAAGGTTGTATGTTATGGTAATAAGAAGAAATCCTACAACACACAACCTACAACCTTCAACTAATATTATTCTGTTTCAGCTGGTTCAGTACCGGTTTCGGCAGCAGCTTCGGCAACTTCAGCAGTAGTTGCTGTTGTTTTGCGGCTTCTTTTTCCGCTTTCGCCTCTGTCAGGTGTTACTGCTTCAGGAGCATCAGCTTTAGCTTTCGCTGCTGCTGCTTCTTTTTCAGCTTCATCTTCTTTCTCGCGTTTACGCTCGTCTAAACCTTCTTCGATAGCTTTGATAATGATACCGGTGATCAATGAAATTGATTTGGTAGCATCGTCATTCGCTGGGATAGGGAAATCGATGTTTGAAGGATCAGAGTTGGTATCAACCATTGCAAAGGTTGGGATGTTTAACTTTAATGCTTCTGAAACCGCGATGTGCTCTTTCTTAACGTCGATCAGGAACAATGCAGCCGGTAAACGGTTAAGATCCGCGATACCACCTAATAATGTTTCTAATTTGATACGCTCACGTTGTATCATCAGTCTTTCTTTTTTAGAAAGGTTGCTGTAAGTACCGTCTTTAGTCAATTTATCGATGTTTGACATCTTTTTGATTGACTTGCGAACAGTAGCAAAGTTAGTTAACATACCACCTAACCAACGTTCGGTTATGAAAGGCATGTTTACACCTTTTGCATATTCAGCCACGATATCTTTCGCTTGTTTCTTTGTAGCTACGAATAATACCTTACGGCCTGATTTTACAATTTGTTTTATAGCTGCAGCAGCTTCTTCAACCTTAGTTAAGGTTTTGTTTAAGTCGATAATATGGATACCGTTGCGCTCCATGAAAATGTACTGTGACATTTTCGGATCCCATTTGCGGGTAAGGTGACCAAAGTGTACACCAGCGTCCAGTAACTCGTCGTATGTTGTTCTTGCCATTTTGTTGTCTCCTTGTGATTAGCGTTTACTGAATTGGAATCTCTTACGTGCTTTCTTGCGTCCTGGTTTTTTACGCTCAACCATACGGTCATCACGTGTCATTATACCTTTAGCGCGCAGTGAAGGTTTCTTTTCAGGATCAAGTTCAACAATTGCTTTCGCGATAGCTAAACGAACGGCCTCAGCCTGTCCTTTTACACCACCACCTGCAACATTTACTTTTACATCAAATTTTCCGGTTGAACCAGAAACCTCAGTGCTCTGAGTAACGATGTATTGTAATGGCAATGTAGGGAAGTACTCTTTGTAATCTTTACCGTTTACGATAATTGCGCCGCTGCCATCTGTTAGGTAGATGCGTGCAACTGCTGTTTTTCTTCTGCCCGAAGTGTTAGTTGTTGTTGGCATTTTTTTTCTCCTTTAAAAATAAAAGTTAAATGGTAGTTGGGTTTTGTGCTGCATGAGGGTGCTCAGCGCCTGCATATACATGCAAATTGCCAAACAATGCCTTGCCCAAACGACTTTTAGGTAACATACCACGCACGGCTTTTTCAATTACGCGTGTTGGATGTTTTGCCATTAACTCCTTAGGAGAAATGAAACGCTGACCACCTGGATAACCAGTGTAAGAAACATACTGCTTTTCGCTGAATTTGTTTCCGGTCAACTTTACCTTGTCTGCGTTGATAACTATTACATTATCACCACAGTCTACGTTTGGGGTAAAATCCGGCTTGGTTTTCCCTCTGATGATCATTGCGATCTTAGTGGACAAGCGCCCCAAAATCTCGCCTTGTGCGTCAATAACAACCCATTGTTTGTTGACGGTTTTTTTGTTGGCTGAGACAGTTTTGTAACTTAACGTATTCACTTGCTTTAAATTAAATTAATTAAACGTTTATTATACCCCGCATTTTCGGGACTGCAAAGATAGCTGTTTTTGTGTTATTTACAAATGGTTTTTGTAATTAGTTTATTGGGTTGATTAAGTTAAGTGGTGGGTGGTTTTTAAACTTCTATTTTAGGAGCCTCACCCTCTTTGCCGCTTGCGGGAGAGAGGGTCGACGAGCGAAGCAATGTCGGGGTGAGTCAAAACTTGGAATAGGCATGGAATTGACAAGATGTCGAGATTAGTCTACACCTTCAATATAAACCTCTCCCCGCTACAGCAAGCGTCCCGCTTGTGGTAATTATATTTTACTTTAGGGCTACGGTAACAATTGTATGGTCTTCAGAACCTTCATTTTCAACTTTCATGCCGATCTTTACTATAAATTTATTATTCTCGAACACCTTTTCACCAGTATGAAAAACGTCGGTTGAATCTTCTTTATTCATTAATTTAAATCCATTCTGTTTCAAATAATCCGGGAAAGTATAATTGGGGTTATTGTCATTAGCAACAAATGCTAGTTTATTTTGCTGCAATGTTATGATAGATTTCAGGCTTTCGTTAATCCACGTGTTGCCATTTCCGGCATTTTGCCAGCCATTATGTATTTTTTTTAATTCGCTGATGACATCAGACTGTTTAATTGTTATCAAATGTAAAAGGTCGGGCATTGTAATATCCCGTTGTTCTGTATTCTCAAATTGCCGAACACTATTATCATCTGCCAAAAGGTCAACATTATTAGGATTTATTTTTGAATAGATCATATGTATTTCTTGCCCTTTATAAAATTTCTCAAACTGGTATGAAGGAACATCTTTGGTAACAATATAAGTTTTACCTTCCCTGGTATTAAATTTAACTACCAACCTCGAAATATCGGCTTCATCCCCTTTGAGGTTTCTTATTTTAAGTGAACTGCCCGAAACTATTTGCCCTATTGTAGCTTCTTGTGTGTCTTTCAAAACATGATCCTGTACAGTAGAAAATGCAAAAGAAATTAAAAAATAAATTACCACACCGGGTGTCACCAAAACAGGCAAAAACTGGTAATGTATTTTAGGCTTACCTATTTTCCTTACATAGTTTTCGTTCCAGGTTTTACGATGGGAAATTGTATAAAAAGCAAATAAGCAGCATAATGCCGATCCTAAAAACGATAAAGCAAAGACATGGCCTACTGCAAAATCAAAAAACGGAATCACAAACAAAAAGATAAACAAAGAAGCTATTGAAAGCGACATCCACATATAATAGTTTCGCTTATTTAATACGGTATATTTCGCCGCTCTTTCTTCTATAAATTCTTTTTTTGCAATTTCTATAAGGCCTACAATACCACTCGGTTCAGCCCCCTCCTGTTTTAATTCATAAATAATTGTTTCATCGGTATACTCCTTGCCTAACATTAATTTTGCCTGGTCAATAAAATATCGGATATCCATTTATTTATTAAAGTTTAAGTTTTATTTAAGCATCAGCCTTAACGGCGATAAAGATATTTGATAAATATATACAATTAACATACTACTTCAATCTGGTACTTTATATCGAAAGCTACCCTTCGCTACCACAAACGTCCATTCAAACACACAAGCGAGACGTGGCTGTTGCACAACAAACGAATAATATTTGATAAATATTATGTCAAGACATTGATTTTTAGTATCTTAATGTCATGCAAGGAAAGAAACATTATCAGGAAAAACTCTTCACCAATTTCCAGTTATCTGACCGTGTTCCTGCGGATAATATATATAGGAAATTAAAAGAGATATTAGATCTGCAATTCTTATATGTTGCTACTGCAAAGTACTACGGGAAAGACGGGCAAAAAAGTATTGACCCGATTGTTTTCTTTAAGCTATTACTTGTTGGCTATTTAGAAAATCAACCAAGCGACAGGCGAATTATTAATATGGCTTCTATGCGCCTGGATATTCTGTATTTTATCGGTTATGATGTTGATGAAGAGTTACCATGGCACTCTACGTTGAGCCGTACACGTCAGCTTTATGATGAAGATATATTTAATCAATTATTTAAGCAGGTACTAAAGCAGTGCATCGACAAAGGTATGTTAACCGGTAAAAGACAGGCTATTGATAGTGTCTATGTGAAGGCTAATGCAGCAATGGATAGCATTAAGGAAAAAGCTATTTTAGATGATGCTTTGGCATTTACCAGCCAATTGAAAGAAGATAAATCAGATAATGATAGTCCACAGCATCCCGACCAGCCGGGTGTGGCACCCCAAAAGCGGAGTAATGCTAACCGGGTCAGTACTACTGATCCCGATGCAAGGATGTCGGTAAAGCCTGGCAAAATAACAAGGCTTAATTATCTTAGCCAATTGAGCGTCGATACTTCCAGCTATATTATTACAAGTATTGGGGCTTACCATGCCGATAAGAAAGATTGTCAATGCCTTGATTCAGTACTTGATACAATTGATAATAACCTAAAAGAGTATGGTTTAGCGGCTGAAGAAATCATTGCCGATACAAATTACAGCAGTTCATCGGTGTTGGAAAGCCTAATATCAAGAGGCATTAATGGCTACATTCCTAATACAGGAACCTATAAACAAGAGCGGGAAGGATTTACCTATGATTCGGAAAATGACCGTTACATATGCGATCAGGGAAATACTTTAAAGTTCATCGGTTACAAGAACCACCATGGCGTTTCAAAAACCTACATGAGCAAACGGTCTGACTGTAAAAATTGCCCTGTACGTACCCAATGTATTGGCACATCAACCTATAAAACATTAACCAATTCTTTGAAACGCCCCTTGTTTGACGAAATGCACCAACGTATGAATGCAAACTACGGTAGCAAATGATGACGATAAGAAAAAGCACAGTAGAACCCGTCATTGGCAATCTGATCGAATACCTAGGGATGCGAAAAGTAAATACAATAGGGATAAAACTGGCCAATAAATGTATGATAATGGCTGGAATCGCTTATAATCTTAAAAAGTTGATCAAATACGGAGGAAACCACTTTTGGGATGAAATATTATGGTTATTAACGTCTCAAATAACAACCGATATGCATTACATATAAAATACGGGGCATCAAAAATGATAAGCTATACCAATAATTATGAGAGGCAAAAACTTCGTTGTGCAACAGCCACAGCACGCTTGCGGTAGCTTCCAATCTATAAAAACCTGCTCCTTTCTTGCCAATCCCCTGCACTTTATTACTTTTACATCATACTATTATATACTACTAACATGATCATCATTAAAAACTACGGCGAATTTGAGTCCTATCTAGGTAAGGAGCTCGGTACTTCAGGCTGGCACACCGTTACCCAGGAACAAATAAACGAATTTGCCCATGCCACAATTGATCATCAATGGATCCATACCGACCCTGAGCGCGCCGCCATTGAAAGCCCGTTTAAGGCAACCATAGCGCACGGTTATTTAATGGTATCGCTGCTGCCCTACTTTTGGCACCAGATTGCTGATGTGCAGAACCTGAAAATGCAGATCAATTACGGAATTGAAGGCCTAAGATTTTCACAACCGGTAATAGTAAACAGCCAGGTACGCCTTAAAGCCAGGCTTGCAGCCATAGTAAATTTAAGAGGTGTTACCAAAGCCACCATAGGCGTTGAAATGGAGATAGACGGCCAAAAGAAACCAGCCTATGTAGGCGAGGTAGTTTTTTTATATCACTTTTTGGATTAGGGTTACCTAATATATCTTCCAGCCCTCTTTCCGCCGCAGGCGAAGAGAGGGCCGACAAGCGGCTTAGCGAAGTCGGGGTGAGTCAAACGAAGCGCGGGAAGAAAATCCGGCTTTTTGTCTAAACTTTCAAAATGCCGGCACTCACCAGCACGCTACCTATTATAGTAAGCAGAATAATCCCCATCACTACAAAGGATACATTATGCCCAAAGTTGAACGTCCATCCTAAGCCGCTGCGCTTTTCAACCATAATATTCGGGTCTTTGGGGTTGTAGTAAAATATCCCCCACTTCCACAACTCGTAATTATTTTTGTCAAACTCATTCATATTATAAATCTACGTAAACTAATCATCCGGCAAAATTATAGTCAACCAACTTTTATCCATTTTCAACCAGCAAATTTTTAATGTAAAAAATTAAAAATTTAACTACAATTCATTAAATCAAAACCTTTAAAACACACTGCTGCACCAAATTACCAATACACACAAGTAAATCGTAAAACACGTCCTTTTTAAGCAACTCAAA
Protein-coding regions in this window:
- the frr gene encoding ribosome recycling factor is translated as MSELVKKQVTDAKALMDKAIDHCESELQKIRAGKANPAMLDDIMVDYYGSPTPLSQVGNVNSPDARTLVVQPWEKSLLVPIEKAIKEANLGLNPQNDGVIIRINVPPLTEERRRDLVKKVKAEAETGKIAIRNIRKDANEKIRKLKTEGVSEDEMKTGEGEIQKLTDAYIIKVDHHSEAKEKDVMTV
- the pyrH gene encoding UMP kinase, whose translation is MKYKRILLKLSGESLMGERQYGIDNNQVLQYAQDIKNVHDEGLEIAIVVGGGNIFRGLSAEKSGMERAQADYMGMLATVINCMAMQNALESIGVETRLQSAIKMEQICEPYIRRRAMHHLQENKIVIFGAGTGNPYFTTDTAASLRAIEIKADVVLKGTRVDGIYTADPEKDPTATRYDEITFQEVYDKGLNVMDMTAITLCQENKLPIIVFDMNKPGNFMKIAKGEAIGTLVK
- the nagA gene encoding N-acetylglucosamine-6-phosphate deacetylase, with the protein product MITAYHNLQLISDGSIARSKAVLVDGTQIVNIIDETAIPQDANKIDLSGAFLAPGLIDLQIYGSGGKLFAGTPEVAALERMEDDLLSQGTIGFFATIGTNNDDIVEKGIETAKTYRATCKGNFLGVHLEGPFLNPIKKGAHPEKFIKKATLELVQKWIEQADGVITMMTIAPELQDAEVVDYLNDHGVILSSGHSNATYQQGKTFLNNPIKAVTHLFNAMPQMHHREPGYIPAIFEERPYTSVVADGVHVDFAMIRLAKRELGDKLFLITDAVTAATEGTYQHRFEKDRYVMPDGTLSGSCLTMLKAVQNCVEHVGINLAEAINMASLYPAQLASLTKKGKIEAGYDADMIVFDENFEVQGTVFKGDYLTK
- the tsf gene encoding translation elongation factor Ts, encoding MSTLQISAADVNKLRQQTGAGMMDCKKALTETNGDFEAAIDFLRKKGAKVAASRQDRESNEGVVIARTSADGKRGVIIELNCETDFVAKNAEFVAFANAIANVAVENAPASIEELGQLQIEGVSIAEAIVDRTGKIGEKIGVSKYEVVDGEKVIAYIHGNFRLGVLVALSANVAGADEAGKDVAMQIAAMNPVALDKDGVDSTTIERELEIAKEQIRAEGKPEDMVEKIAAGKLNKFYKDSTLLNQEFVKDPSKNVAQFLSTVEKGLTVTAFKRVALGA
- the rpsB gene encoding 30S ribosomal protein S2 — protein: MARTTYDELLDAGVHFGHLTRKWDPKMSQYIFMERNGIHIIDLNKTLTKVEEAAAAIKQIVKSGRKVLFVATKKQAKDIVAEYAKGVNMPFITERWLGGMLTNFATVRKSIKKMSNIDKLTKDGTYSNLSKKERLMIQRERIKLETLLGGIADLNRLPAALFLIDVKKEHIAVSEALKLNIPTFAMVDTNSDPSNIDFPIPANDDATKSISLITGIIIKAIEEGLDERKREKEDEAEKEAAAAKAKADAPEAVTPDRGESGKRSRKTTATTAEVAEAAAETGTEPAETE
- the rpsI gene encoding 30S ribosomal protein S9 — its product is MPTTTNTSGRRKTAVARIYLTDGSGAIIVNGKDYKEYFPTLPLQYIVTQSTEVSGSTGKFDVKVNVAGGGVKGQAEAVRLAIAKAIVELDPEKKPSLRAKGIMTRDDRMVERKKPGRKKARKRFQFSKR
- the rplM gene encoding 50S ribosomal protein L13; translation: MNTLSYKTVSANKKTVNKQWVVIDAQGEILGRLSTKIAMIIRGKTKPDFTPNVDCGDNVIVINADKVKLTGNKFSEKQYVSYTGYPGGQRFISPKELMAKHPTRVIEKAVRGMLPKSRLGKALFGNLHVYAGAEHPHAAQNPTTI
- a CDS encoding transposase, which encodes MQGKKHYQEKLFTNFQLSDRVPADNIYRKLKEILDLQFLYVATAKYYGKDGQKSIDPIVFFKLLLVGYLENQPSDRRIINMASMRLDILYFIGYDVDEELPWHSTLSRTRQLYDEDIFNQLFKQVLKQCIDKGMLTGKRQAIDSVYVKANAAMDSIKEKAILDDALAFTSQLKEDKSDNDSPQHPDQPGVAPQKRSNANRVSTTDPDARMSVKPGKITRLNYLSQLSVDTSSYIITSIGAYHADKKDCQCLDSVLDTIDNNLKEYGLAAEEIIADTNYSSSSVLESLISRGINGYIPNTGTYKQEREGFTYDSENDRYICDQGNTLKFIGYKNHHGVSKTYMSKRSDCKNCPVRTQCIGTSTYKTLTNSLKRPLFDEMHQRMNANYGSK
- a CDS encoding MaoC family dehydratase, which codes for MIIIKNYGEFESYLGKELGTSGWHTVTQEQINEFAHATIDHQWIHTDPERAAIESPFKATIAHGYLMVSLLPYFWHQIADVQNLKMQINYGIEGLRFSQPVIVNSQVRLKARLAAIVNLRGVTKATIGVEMEIDGQKKPAYVGEVVFLYHFLD
- a CDS encoding DUF5808 domain-containing protein encodes the protein MNEFDKNNYELWKWGIFYYNPKDPNIMVEKRSGLGWTFNFGHNVSFVVMGIILLTIIGSVLVSAGILKV